From the Patescibacteria group bacterium genome, the window ATGCTTTATAATATCATGAACAAACGCCTCGACAAAAAAGAGAAGAAGTCGGGTGTCAATGTGACTGTGCGCACCAAGAAGAAATGGTAAGGATAGTCCAAAGTCTATAAAGTTTGTAAAGTCCATAAAGTCCATAAAGTCGAAAGCAAAGAATGGAAGGTTGGCAGAGTGGTTTATCGCGCTGGTCTCGAACACCAGTTGGGCAGCAATGTCCTCAGAGGTTCAAATCCTCTACCTTCCGCCAAACTTAATTAGAGATATATATGAAACATAGATCTCGTATATTACAGAAAGAACAAAAAACCCTCGAGGGTTTTTTTGGTAAGAAATTTGTCGATATTCCTGATTTGCCGTCCTGGGTGACGGACGAATTGATCGAGCACTGGGAGGAGAATCTATTCTTCGTCCACTATTTGCCGGATATCTCGCTCGAGCATCATCTCGAGTTGCCCGCTTGGAAAGACAGGCCAGCCAAAATCTTTTACCAAAAGATCAAAGAGGGCAAACTACATCCGAAGGCCAAGAGTTTGCCTGGCAAGTGGATATTGCTCGATGGCCGCGACAAGCCCGAGCAGAAAGTTTTTTGGATCTCGGCGTTGGACGCCAAAGTAATTAAAAAGTTTGTGGCTGATCCCAGGGACCATATCCGCAAATGGAGCAGCCAGAAGCACGGAAAAGAGTATTTGAAGGATGAGCTGGGGAAGCGGGGCTTTGGCTCTCGTTATTGTCTGACACCCTCTGACATTCATGAACTCAAGCCGTTTATTCTAAAGTTTCTTAAAATTGATCCGAAGCAAAAAATTCGCTTGCCATATTTCATCGAGTTCAATTACCTTGGCAACGCGGCATATCCGCAGTGGCGGAAGACCAAAACATGGGAGTGGTTTGAGGACAAAATGACCGATAATTGTCATCTGGCCAGCGGGAGCAAGAGCGTCGGTATTATCGGCTGGGATCCGACTGATCACTGGAGCACAATCCTAGGCTTCAGGGTGGTGATCGAGCTATGAACGAGAAAACTACCAAATCTCTTCCGGTCTGGTTTTTCACCAATGAGAAACTTGGCCAATTTTTTGCAAAAAATGAACACAATCAACCGATCGAAAGAGTTTACGCAATTGGTGGAGCTGGCGATTTCGCCTTCTCGCTTCTGGCACAAGACGTACGAAACAAGATTAAAGAAATTGATCTTTGTGATATTAGACCGATGGCAAATGTGACAATTGATCTCAAAATCGCGCTATTTAAGAATTATGATTTATCACAAATTAAAAGTTTGTTTTGGGGTCGAAGCGAAGATACGCTCGGCTCTATTTACGCTAAATTGAAGTCAACGCTTCCGCCTGCGGTGCTAAGTGCGGTCAAAAAAAGCGGGGCGGGGAAGTTTTCCGAAAGTTTGAAAAAATCAGGTTTGTGGTACAGGGAAAGTTGGCGAAAAGCCAAGGATGTTGAGGGCTATCTCCCCTATCTCTCCTCGGAATCGAACTATCGCCTGATGCAGAAAAATCTAGATAAAATTGTGATTCACGAGGGTGATTTTAATGATAATCTTAAGTCTGCCGGCGATGGATATTACGACCTGATTTATTGCTCAAATATCTTGGATAGTGAGACGTACTGCAAATTTCCCGACCAGTATCTGCAAAATATCCAGGCAAAGCTAAAGGACGGCGGCATTTTATTTGTCCTTACTCAAAATAATCCGAAAAAGATGATCAAACTGATTGAAAAGCAGGGCATTCATTCACTAAGATCGGAACTGCACAAATTCTCCCCTCTATCTCTCTTGTCCAATCATTATTCGTACTCAATTCTACTTTTTCAAAAAGCGGAAAGGTGAGGTTGGAGATAAACCCCTTCTAGCTTCCCCTTGAAAAGGGGAAGAACTACTCTGTCCCTTGGACACTTCGTTGTTGTATAATGAATTTATGGTTGATATCAACAACACAATTAGCTTTCTGACGCGGGAGCAGGAGGAGAGGCACACCAAAGAAACCGCTGCTAAGCTCAAGCTTCCCTATATGAATCTGGTCAATTACCCGATCGTCAAGGAGGTTTTGGAAGTCATCCCAGAGGAGGATGCGATTGCTTACCAAGTCGCGCCATTTCTGAAGGTGGGGCATCAGATTAGGATAGGGATGGTTGACCCAACAAATGAGAAATCTAAGGCATATTTGAGCAAAATCGCTGAGGAAAAGAATGTTTCTTTTGCCGTCAGTTTGGTCTCCAAGACCAGCTTCATCTTTGGTGTCTATGCTTACGAACAGATCAAAACCAAAGCGATCGAAACAAAAGCAGAAGAAGAAAAACGAAAAGAAGATAATTCTTTCTACAATATCAAAGACATCAAGGGCGCGGCCGAGGCGGCCAAGACGGCTACGATCACTCGGCTCCTTGAGACGATCCTCTTTGGTGCGATCAATCTGGGCGCTTCTGATGTTCACTTGGAGCCGGCTGAAAACAAGTTTTTAGTCAGACTCCGAATAGATGGTGTGCTTCAGGATCTAGTAGACTTACCCTTACAAAAATATAAGCAGCTGCTCCAACGTATTAAGTATGTGGCCAAGCTCCGAATGGATATTACGGACAAACCGCAGGATGGACACTTCTCACTGGCTAGCCCGGACAACAAAAGTCTTGATTTTCGTGTTTCTACTATGCCATCAGCTTCAGGCGAAGCAGTCGTGCTCCGTCTCCTTAACATGGAGGGAGATTTCTTGAAGCTCGAAAATATGGGCTTTCGCCCGGATGCGCTGGTGGCGATTCGAGAGGCAATAGGCCGCCCACATGGCATGGTCATCACTTCTGGCCCGACAGGATCGGGCAAGACCACAACTCTCTACGCACTTCTTTTGGAGATCAAAAAGCCAGGGGTCAAAATAATTACATTGGAAGACCCAGTAGAGTTCAAGATGGAAGGGATCGAACAGAGCCAGATCAAGCCTGGACAGGGCTACGAATTTGCCGATGGCCTCAGGGGCTCGATGAGACAGGATCCAAACGTCTTGATGGTAGGAGAGATTCGAGACTTGGAAACGGCGGAAATCGCCATCCAGGCCGCTCTGACGGGGCATTTGATGCTCTCTACCATCCATGCCAACTCTGCGCCAGCCGTCTATGCCCGCTTCCTCGAGATGGGGGTCAAGCCTTTTCTTCTGACTGGCTCACTCAACATTATTATGGCTCAGCGCTTGGTTCGTCGAATTTGCAAAGATTGCGCCACTCAATATGAAGCTTCCGACAAAGACTGGAAAGCGATCGTGGATATCTTGTCTCCTATCGTCGAACGACTGGATCCCGCAATTGCGGTCAAACTTGAAAACGGCCAGAGGACACTTTTCCAGGCCAAAGGTTGCTCAGTTTGTAGTAGTACTGGCTATGTTGGGCGAGTGGCAGTAGTCGAATATATTGTGCCAAATGATACAATCGAAGGCCTTGTAACATCAGGAGCTTCTATATCAATGTTCGACAAAGAAGCCCGCAAGGAGGGTATGATTACGATGGAGCAGGACGGCCTGATCAAAGCTCTTGCTGGTATTACAACGCTAGATGAAGTCTGGCGCGTCACGCGCAGTTAACTCTAAACAATTATCATCAATCGAAAAAACCGTCTCAGTTATAAGACGGTTTTTGTATACACGCATCCCAGAAACCTGTGTCG encodes:
- a CDS encoding methyltransferase domain-containing protein; its protein translation is MNEKTTKSLPVWFFTNEKLGQFFAKNEHNQPIERVYAIGGAGDFAFSLLAQDVRNKIKEIDLCDIRPMANVTIDLKIALFKNYDLSQIKSLFWGRSEDTLGSIYAKLKSTLPPAVLSAVKKSGAGKFSESLKKSGLWYRESWRKAKDVEGYLPYLSSESNYRLMQKNLDKIVIHEGDFNDNLKSAGDGYYDLIYCSNILDSETYCKFPDQYLQNIQAKLKDGGILFVLTQNNPKKMIKLIEKQGIHSLRSELHKFSPLSLLSNHYSYSILLFQKAER
- a CDS encoding GspE/PulE family protein; translation: MVDINNTISFLTREQEERHTKETAAKLKLPYMNLVNYPIVKEVLEVIPEEDAIAYQVAPFLKVGHQIRIGMVDPTNEKSKAYLSKIAEEKNVSFAVSLVSKTSFIFGVYAYEQIKTKAIETKAEEEKRKEDNSFYNIKDIKGAAEAAKTATITRLLETILFGAINLGASDVHLEPAENKFLVRLRIDGVLQDLVDLPLQKYKQLLQRIKYVAKLRMDITDKPQDGHFSLASPDNKSLDFRVSTMPSASGEAVVLRLLNMEGDFLKLENMGFRPDALVAIREAIGRPHGMVITSGPTGSGKTTTLYALLLEIKKPGVKIITLEDPVEFKMEGIEQSQIKPGQGYEFADGLRGSMRQDPNVLMVGEIRDLETAEIAIQAALTGHLMLSTIHANSAPAVYARFLEMGVKPFLLTGSLNIIMAQRLVRRICKDCATQYEASDKDWKAIVDILSPIVERLDPAIAVKLENGQRTLFQAKGCSVCSSTGYVGRVAVVEYIVPNDTIEGLVTSGASISMFDKEARKEGMITMEQDGLIKALAGITTLDEVWRVTRS